Proteins encoded by one window of Desulfotignum phosphitoxidans DSM 13687:
- a CDS encoding KamA family radical SAM protein: protein MAKNNYLQSKNFKGEKRMNAQKKRQSLDSFTDDLLTKLFTPPKKTAKPSQSERDNIKALAAQAKEKSLTRPIVDFFSALIDAHEKGFDPVSFGYSKDELVALCIKHQEIDEHLVSVGGRLTQAIPITATANDRVTEYLEKKDTEAPSGIEMWDQIKKNIARIKAVLKMTDEDWNSFAGQIRNAVDSVETLARLIDLPEPVLKEIGRVTKNYRMRLTPYYTSLILPGKINDPIILQSVPTGEMIENSGIEIPPVAADHSPARLIDQFYPRVLTIKATNMCAMYCTHCLRIAHIGRKDKIYRKKAYGEALDYIQKNTNVRDILVTGGDAFVLPNSTLEWLLSELDAIDHVKMKRLGTRIPVTAPMRVDKELLDILEKSNEKKPIRVVTQINTAQEITPVSQNTFRELSKRCFTILNQAVLLKGINDTRVKMWKLCETVHESYVRPYYLFNCSYRNPQFQHFRVPVNVGQDLVESMYGNISGDAIPRYISTAGGKIPLHRSNIIEQTNGELILSKPWSGEKVSYPDADPEIYAKQSFAFNGPIHQ from the coding sequence TTGGCAAAAAATAATTATTTGCAATCCAAAAATTTCAAAGGTGAAAAAAGGATGAACGCTCAAAAAAAAAGACAGTCACTGGATTCTTTTACCGACGATTTGTTGACGAAACTGTTTACTCCACCAAAAAAGACTGCCAAACCGTCGCAATCTGAAAGAGATAATATCAAAGCTTTGGCTGCACAGGCCAAAGAAAAATCTTTAACCCGTCCTATTGTTGATTTTTTTTCCGCCTTGATAGATGCCCATGAGAAAGGATTTGATCCAGTGTCTTTCGGTTATTCCAAAGATGAACTGGTCGCGCTGTGCATCAAACATCAGGAAATTGATGAACATTTGGTAAGCGTTGGTGGCCGCCTTACCCAGGCCATTCCCATCACCGCAACGGCCAATGATAGAGTAACGGAATACCTTGAAAAAAAAGATACAGAAGCACCCAGTGGTATTGAAATGTGGGACCAGATCAAAAAAAATATCGCCCGAATCAAGGCTGTACTCAAAATGACCGATGAGGACTGGAATTCTTTTGCCGGCCAGATCAGAAATGCCGTGGACTCCGTAGAAACATTGGCCCGGTTAATTGATTTACCAGAACCTGTATTGAAAGAAATCGGGCGTGTCACTAAAAATTACCGGATGCGGCTTACTCCATATTATACCAGTTTAATTCTGCCAGGCAAAATTAATGATCCCATAATTCTCCAGTCAGTTCCAACAGGAGAAATGATTGAAAATTCAGGCATTGAAATACCGCCTGTCGCTGCAGATCACTCTCCCGCCAGACTCATTGACCAGTTTTATCCACGGGTTCTCACCATCAAAGCGACCAACATGTGCGCCATGTATTGCACCCATTGTCTGCGCATCGCCCATATAGGCAGAAAAGATAAAATTTACAGAAAAAAAGCCTATGGAGAAGCATTAGACTATATTCAGAAAAACACTAATGTCCGAGATATCCTTGTCACCGGCGGGGATGCCTTCGTTCTGCCTAACTCAACCTTGGAATGGCTCCTGAGTGAGCTTGATGCTATTGACCACGTTAAGATGAAACGTCTTGGTACCCGAATTCCTGTCACCGCCCCCATGCGTGTTGATAAAGAGCTGTTGGATATATTAGAAAAAAGCAACGAAAAGAAGCCCATTCGTGTGGTCACTCAAATTAATACCGCCCAAGAAATTACCCCTGTCTCTCAAAATACTTTCCGTGAACTATCTAAGCGTTGCTTTACTATTCTAAATCAGGCTGTACTCCTCAAAGGCATCAACGATACAAGGGTGAAAATGTGGAAACTTTGTGAAACTGTTCACGAATCTTATGTTCGTCCCTATTATTTGTTTAATTGCAGTTACAGAAATCCGCAATTCCAACATTTCAGAGTACCGGTCAACGTCGGACAAGATCTTGTGGAGTCTATGTATGGAAATATTTCCGGAGATGCCATCCCTCGGTATATTTCAACCGCAGGCGGAAAAATCCCCTTGCACCGCTCCAACATTATAGAACAGACAAATGGCGAGCTTATCCTCAGTAAACCCTGGAGTGGGGAAAAAGTGAGTTACCCTGATGCAGACCCTGAAATATATGCAAAACAGAGCTTTGCATTTAACGGACCAATTCACCAATGA
- a CDS encoding M20 family metallopeptidase, producing MIEKFRKFLIEREKDQFLLLEKLVLQPSYSKNKNDVDSMGKMISHELAELKMSQETVVQSETGNHLIFRSLACKNHDKSILLVGHMDTVFPPESGFDWYREKDDKIFGPGVIDMKGGLVAIIFALKSLDHYGLLTKIPVTVICNSDEEIGSPTSKDLIVEEAKKAIFALVFECGGMNYEIVTGRKGKSGLTLEVTGKAGHAAFAGSVKQSAILELAHKIIAIEQLNDPICQLVVNVGTIEGGIGPNTVPEKASVQIDIRYLSHSDGEACIASIKSIADNCSVIGTKGVLKWKSGRTPMAQSPGNLALFRQIKNMAEKLKIPIKAELRSGVSDANTIATTSLPVVDGMGPIGDCDHSDQEYMIRDSLHLKTLLSAVVIDNGWTEYRQNKKSD from the coding sequence ATGATTGAAAAATTCAGGAAATTTTTGATCGAAAGGGAAAAGGACCAGTTCCTTCTGCTCGAAAAACTGGTCCTTCAACCAAGTTATTCAAAAAACAAAAACGATGTTGACTCAATGGGAAAGATGATTTCACATGAATTGGCCGAATTAAAGATGTCCCAGGAAACTGTCGTCCAGTCCGAAACAGGAAACCATCTCATATTCAGGTCCTTAGCCTGCAAAAACCATGACAAATCGATTCTCCTGGTTGGTCATATGGATACTGTCTTTCCACCCGAAAGTGGGTTTGATTGGTACCGCGAAAAAGATGACAAGATATTTGGACCAGGTGTAATCGATATGAAAGGTGGACTTGTCGCCATAATTTTTGCGTTAAAATCACTTGATCATTACGGGCTTTTGACAAAAATCCCTGTGACGGTCATATGCAATTCTGATGAAGAGATCGGTTCACCAACGTCAAAAGATTTAATAGTTGAAGAAGCAAAAAAAGCTATTTTTGCCTTGGTTTTTGAGTGTGGTGGGATGAATTACGAAATTGTAACCGGAAGAAAAGGCAAATCAGGCTTGACTTTGGAAGTAACCGGTAAAGCGGGTCATGCCGCTTTTGCCGGTTCTGTGAAACAGAGTGCTATTCTCGAACTGGCGCACAAAATTATTGCCATTGAACAGCTCAATGATCCGATTTGTCAACTTGTCGTAAATGTAGGCACAATTGAAGGAGGCATAGGGCCGAATACTGTTCCCGAAAAAGCTTCGGTCCAGATTGATATCAGGTACCTCAGTCATTCAGATGGAGAAGCTTGTATCGCTTCCATTAAATCAATCGCTGATAACTGTTCGGTTATCGGAACAAAGGGAGTCTTGAAATGGAAATCGGGCAGAACACCAATGGCTCAGTCTCCAGGCAATTTGGCACTTTTTCGGCAAATAAAAAACATGGCTGAAAAGCTGAAAATCCCCATTAAAGCAGAATTAAGAAGTGGCGTTTCCGATGCCAACACAATTGCGACTACCAGTTTACCGGTTGTTGACGGTATGGGACCCATTGGTGATTGTGACCATAGTGATCAAGAATATATGATTCGAGATAGCTTGCACTTAAAAACACTACTATCAGCCGTTGTCATCGATAATGGATGGACAGAATATCGGCAAAATAAAAAATCAGATTAA
- a CDS encoding M24 family metallopeptidase, which yields MKTESVLTRVPVSEISRRIQALKTRMENTGTEAVFLTHKPDIYYFSGTAQDAYLYVPLDQDPLLFVKRYLPRALAETGIDSVLLVESITRIPELIQSCQGGLPRSIGLAFDVVPVRDFQFFNTLFHPAVLTDAASLIMDCRMIKSGWEIEQMQAVADLSRQTFSFVCENMTPGESEIAFCGRVEAFARAHGHSGKLLVRHYRAEGFAHHLMSGVSGGQGGALDSPVCGTGTCSAYPYGAGHKLIQRNEPILLDIGTMVNGYHMDETRMLVIGTLPSQAEQAGQAAIDILHHVLEMMQPGILAGEVFTAAVDRAEKLGLGEAFLGLPDLKSRFIGHGVGLELVEAPILSKGNPQELMPGMVFAVEPKFIFQDRFAAGIESVIQVTDAGARFLSKTENRMFLR from the coding sequence ATGAAAACTGAATCGGTTTTGACACGGGTCCCGGTTTCTGAAATATCCCGCCGGATTCAGGCCCTGAAAACCCGTATGGAAAATACGGGCACCGAAGCGGTGTTTCTGACCCATAAACCCGATATCTATTATTTTTCCGGCACGGCCCAGGATGCCTATCTGTATGTGCCCCTGGACCAGGATCCTCTGCTGTTTGTCAAACGGTATCTGCCCCGGGCTCTGGCGGAAACCGGGATCGATTCCGTACTCCTTGTGGAATCCATCACCCGCATCCCCGAGCTGATCCAGTCATGTCAAGGGGGATTGCCCCGGTCCATCGGCCTGGCCTTTGATGTGGTGCCCGTGCGGGATTTTCAGTTTTTTAACACATTGTTTCATCCAGCCGTTCTCACGGATGCCGCCTCGTTGATCATGGATTGCCGCATGATCAAATCCGGCTGGGAGATTGAACAGATGCAGGCCGTGGCCGACCTGTCCCGGCAGACATTTTCATTTGTCTGTGAAAACATGACCCCTGGAGAATCAGAGATCGCTTTTTGCGGCCGGGTGGAAGCCTTTGCCCGGGCCCATGGCCATTCCGGCAAGCTTCTGGTGCGGCATTACCGGGCCGAAGGATTTGCCCATCATCTCATGAGCGGGGTTTCCGGCGGTCAGGGCGGGGCTCTGGACAGTCCCGTGTGCGGCACGGGCACATGCAGTGCCTATCCATACGGGGCCGGCCATAAATTGATTCAGAGAAACGAACCCATACTTCTGGATATCGGCACCATGGTCAACGGATACCACATGGACGAAACCCGGATGCTGGTGATCGGAACGCTGCCTTCCCAGGCTGAACAGGCCGGACAGGCAGCCATTGATATCCTGCACCACGTCCTGGAGATGATGCAACCGGGTATCTTAGCCGGCGAAGTGTTCACCGCGGCCGTGGATCGGGCGGAAAAACTGGGCCTGGGCGAGGCGTTTCTGGGGCTGCCGGACCTTAAATCCCGGTTTATCGGACATGGCGTGGGCCTGGAACTGGTGGAGGCGCCCATTCTGTCCAAAGGCAACCCACAGGAACTGATGCCCGGCATGGTGTTTGCCGTGGAACCCAAATTTATTTTTCAAGACCGGTTTGCCGCAGGCATAGAAAGCGTCATCCAGGTGACGGATGCAGGGGCCCGGTTCCTGAGCAAGACTGAAAACCGGATGTTTCTACGATGA
- a CDS encoding response regulator, with protein sequence MTEQKTQALRLQQSQKLEALGTLAAGISHDFNNILSGIFGYAQLAKISLDNPRKASDQMDQVLAAAQRAAELVQQVLSFSREAGDQKKQLRVYLIVKESMKLLRSSFPAFIEMETRLDSKQMIPADPAKIHQMFMGLCLNAYQTMKKNGGVLTVSLTDETIIQPLQIQDKKVPAGEYLKLSVTDTGHNRNGKMPDTRVHPDTDTQTTGQLTGGMDLNDVQMIVADHDGVLIVHTQPDKGTAVEIFFPVAGAEKKPASAERAPARVVSKTQSQRSSKTIMLVDDEKAIRQIYEEFLTGHGYEVALFENGTAALNAFKADPKRVDLVITDMTMPELTGDKLSEKILEIRPDMPIILWCGFSEDISEDTAVGMGIKKYIQKPVSPRDLLQSIRKILDEN encoded by the coding sequence ATGACCGAGCAGAAGACTCAGGCGCTTCGCCTGCAGCAGTCACAGAAACTGGAAGCCCTGGGCACGCTGGCGGCCGGCATCTCCCACGACTTCAACAATATTCTTTCCGGGATATTTGGTTATGCCCAGCTGGCTAAAATCAGTCTGGACAACCCCCGGAAAGCCTCAGACCAAATGGATCAGGTGTTAGCGGCGGCCCAGCGTGCGGCTGAACTGGTGCAGCAGGTATTGTCCTTCAGCCGTGAGGCCGGGGATCAGAAAAAACAGTTGCGGGTATATCTGATTGTCAAAGAATCCATGAAACTGCTCCGGTCGTCTTTCCCGGCATTCATTGAAATGGAAACCCGCCTGGATTCAAAACAGATGATACCGGCGGATCCGGCAAAAATTCATCAGATGTTCATGGGCCTGTGCCTGAATGCCTATCAGACCATGAAAAAAAACGGGGGTGTGCTGACAGTATCACTGACGGATGAAACAATTATTCAGCCCCTGCAGATTCAGGACAAAAAAGTGCCTGCAGGAGAGTATCTGAAACTGTCTGTCACCGATACCGGGCACAACAGAAATGGAAAAATGCCTGATACACGGGTTCATCCGGATACGGATACCCAAACGACGGGGCAATTGACCGGCGGCATGGATCTAAACGACGTTCAGATGATTGTGGCGGATCATGACGGTGTGCTGATCGTTCACACCCAGCCGGACAAAGGGACCGCCGTGGAGATCTTTTTTCCGGTGGCCGGGGCTGAAAAAAAACCGGCTTCAGCGGAACGGGCACCGGCACGGGTAGTATCAAAGACCCAATCTCAACGCAGCAGCAAAACCATTATGCTGGTGGATGATGAAAAAGCGATTCGCCAGATTTATGAGGAATTTCTCACGGGCCACGGATATGAGGTGGCATTGTTTGAAAACGGGACCGCTGCCCTGAATGCGTTTAAAGCAGACCCCAAACGTGTGGATCTGGTGATCACGGACATGACCATGCCGGAACTGACAGGCGATAAACTGTCTGAAAAAATTCTGGAAATCCGGCCGGATATGCCGATTATTCTGTGGTGCGGTTTCAGTGAAGATATTTCCGAAGACACGGCCGTTGGCATGGGGATCAAAAAATATATTCAAAAACCGGTCAGTCCCCGGGATCTTCTCCAGAGCATCCGAAAAATTCTGGATGAAAACTGA
- a CDS encoding peptidylprolyl isomerase translates to MPDLTAVMETSKGTIRLKLFADQTPVTCGSFANLAKRQYYNGLKFHRVINDFMIQGGCPYGTGTGGPGYEFENECKKEIKHDKPGILSMANAGPGTNGSQFFITHGPTPHLDGMHTVFGVVESDADQKVVDSIVQGDTIESVEIQGNVGSLFKKITPRLDEWNKTLNKNFPKLPKA, encoded by the coding sequence ATGCCTGATTTAACCGCTGTCATGGAAACCAGCAAAGGAACCATCCGCCTGAAACTGTTTGCCGATCAAACCCCTGTCACCTGCGGCAGTTTTGCCAACCTGGCCAAAAGACAATATTACAACGGACTCAAATTCCACCGGGTGATCAATGATTTCATGATCCAGGGTGGATGCCCTTACGGCACCGGCACGGGCGGTCCGGGTTATGAGTTTGAAAACGAATGTAAAAAAGAGATCAAACACGACAAGCCGGGGATTCTGTCCATGGCCAATGCCGGGCCCGGAACCAATGGATCCCAGTTTTTCATCACCCACGGCCCCACCCCCCATCTGGACGGCATGCACACGGTCTTTGGTGTGGTTGAAAGCGATGCCGACCAGAAGGTGGTGGACAGCATCGTCCAGGGGGATACCATTGAAAGTGTCGAAATTCAGGGGAATGTGGGGTCTTTATTCAAAAAGATCACGCCCCGTCTGGATGAATGGAACAAGACCTTGAACAAAAATTTTCCCAAACTGCCCAAAGCGTAA
- a CDS encoding 4Fe-4S dicluster domain-containing protein codes for MEKIAPSKGFKLKLAGMPDTSVIRLSRPATVGVSALDIPHIRPKLLVKEKQAVKTGTPLFHDKRDPDIRYVSPGTGPVKQIRFGPRRRLVEVVIALDGMDDFVEFDPVSPADLNSLSDPDLTDRLKQGGMWQTLRQLPSRDTADSRSTPPLIIVCLNGNDLFSPHPGRVLEDKIKPFEFGLAILQRFSDRVIVAARKSSMDRLEPVRHRITHQVADIYPAWDPGAILYHIKTKAEENQAWYIHVEGLIRMAQFLETGRYPVETLVTVTKGKDKKPHMITRLGAPVRLLAGNFSPESVITTGQLNGRKVDPDTHLGFFETTLNILPDAPDDEMFGFLRPGLNKPTVSKTFLSCLVNKEVQLDGTLHGEERACINCGYCETICPVDLMPSFIMKALHGDDIEEALQLGLLDCCRCGLCSFTCPSKIELTQILSLGMDTHHKDKQG; via the coding sequence ATGGAAAAAATTGCACCTTCCAAAGGCTTTAAACTGAAACTGGCCGGCATGCCGGACACCAGTGTCATCCGACTTTCGCGACCGGCCACAGTGGGCGTTTCCGCTCTGGACATCCCCCACATCCGGCCCAAACTGCTGGTCAAAGAAAAACAAGCCGTCAAAACCGGCACCCCGCTGTTTCATGACAAACGGGATCCTGACATCCGGTATGTGTCTCCGGGCACCGGCCCCGTGAAACAGATCCGGTTCGGTCCCCGGCGCCGCCTGGTCGAGGTGGTGATCGCCCTGGACGGCATGGACGATTTTGTGGAATTCGACCCCGTGTCTCCGGCAGACCTGAATTCCCTTTCAGACCCGGATCTGACCGACCGGCTCAAACAGGGCGGCATGTGGCAGACATTGCGGCAGCTGCCGTCCCGGGATACGGCGGACAGCCGTTCAACCCCGCCTTTGATCATTGTCTGCCTCAACGGCAATGATCTGTTTTCTCCGCATCCGGGCCGGGTCCTTGAGGATAAAATCAAACCGTTTGAATTCGGGCTGGCCATTCTTCAACGGTTCAGCGACCGGGTCATTGTCGCGGCCCGCAAAAGTTCCATGGACCGGCTTGAACCGGTCCGACATAGAATCACCCATCAGGTGGCAGACATCTATCCGGCCTGGGACCCGGGCGCGATTTTATATCACATTAAAACAAAGGCGGAAGAAAACCAGGCCTGGTATATCCATGTGGAGGGCCTGATCCGGATGGCTCAGTTTCTGGAAACGGGCCGGTATCCCGTGGAAACCCTGGTGACCGTCACCAAAGGAAAAGACAAAAAACCGCATATGATCACCCGCTTAGGCGCACCTGTCCGGTTGCTGGCCGGCAATTTTTCTCCCGAAAGTGTGATCACCACAGGCCAGCTCAACGGAAGGAAAGTGGACCCGGATACCCACCTGGGTTTTTTTGAAACCACGTTGAACATTCTTCCGGACGCGCCCGATGATGAGATGTTCGGATTCCTGAGGCCCGGGCTGAACAAGCCCACAGTATCCAAAACCTTTCTTTCCTGCCTTGTGAACAAAGAAGTTCAGCTGGACGGTACCCTGCACGGCGAAGAGCGGGCCTGTATCAACTGCGGGTATTGTGAAACCATCTGCCCCGTGGATCTGATGCCCAGTTTCATCATGAAGGCCCTGCACGGGGACGACATTGAAGAGGCTTTGCAGCTGGGACTTCTGGATTGCTGTCGATGCGGGCTGTGTTCTTTTACCTGCCCGTCTAAAATCGAGCTGACCCAGATTCTGTCTTTGGGTATGGATACCCATCACAAGGATAAACAAGGATAA
- a CDS encoding NADH:ubiquinone reductase (Na(+)-transporting) subunit B has protein sequence MNPIKKIFDLLEHDFSESGNFAKLAPLFDATKTFFFLPSPKTRIGPFIRDHLDLKRYMSVVLLSLMPVLFFGMYNTGFQSGLARGESLDFWSAFLSGAWVVMPIVIVSYAVGFFWEILFAAIRRHPISEGFLVTGMLFPLTLPPTIPLWQVALGISFGVVIGKEIFGGTGRNILNPALTARAFVFFSYPVTMSGNVWVAGANAVDGITGATALAVTADGGTSLTAALADQGFSLPHLFFGLVPGSIGETSALCCLIGAAILMITRIANYRIILGGMAGLIVTALLAWLLPGTYGTWADAGPIYHLCAGGFLFGISFMATDPVSAPGTNPGRWIFGFLIGFLTVILRVANPAFAEGVMLAILFMNVFAPLLDHLVMKHRISKRIPNV, from the coding sequence ATGAATCCCATCAAAAAAATATTCGATCTGCTGGAACACGATTTCAGTGAATCCGGAAATTTCGCGAAACTGGCGCCCCTGTTTGATGCCACCAAAACCTTTTTCTTTCTGCCGTCCCCCAAAACCCGCATAGGGCCTTTTATCCGGGATCACCTGGATCTGAAACGATACATGAGTGTGGTGCTGCTGTCTTTGATGCCCGTGCTGTTTTTCGGCATGTACAACACGGGGTTTCAGTCCGGTCTGGCCAGAGGAGAATCCCTTGATTTCTGGAGCGCCTTTCTGTCCGGGGCCTGGGTGGTGATGCCCATTGTCATTGTGTCCTATGCCGTGGGATTTTTCTGGGAGATCCTGTTTGCCGCCATCCGGCGCCATCCCATATCGGAAGGGTTCCTGGTCACGGGGATGCTGTTTCCTTTGACCCTGCCCCCCACCATCCCCCTGTGGCAGGTGGCTTTGGGCATCTCCTTCGGCGTGGTCATCGGCAAGGAGATCTTCGGCGGCACGGGCCGGAACATTCTGAACCCGGCACTCACGGCCCGGGCGTTTGTGTTTTTCTCCTATCCCGTGACCATGTCCGGCAATGTATGGGTGGCCGGTGCCAATGCCGTGGACGGGATCACCGGTGCCACGGCCCTGGCCGTCACAGCCGACGGCGGCACCAGCCTGACCGCGGCCCTGGCCGACCAGGGATTTTCCCTGCCGCATCTGTTTTTCGGGCTGGTGCCCGGCAGTATCGGAGAAACCTCGGCCCTGTGCTGTCTGATCGGGGCCGCTATTCTGATGATCACCCGCATCGCCAACTATCGGATCATTCTGGGCGGCATGGCCGGGCTGATTGTGACCGCGCTGCTGGCCTGGCTTCTTCCGGGCACCTACGGCACCTGGGCCGATGCCGGTCCGATTTACCATCTGTGCGCCGGCGGGTTTTTGTTTGGCATCTCTTTCATGGCCACGGACCCCGTGTCTGCGCCGGGCACCAACCCGGGCCGGTGGATTTTCGGGTTTCTCATCGGATTTCTCACCGTGATCCTGCGGGTGGCCAACCCGGCCTTTGCCGAGGGCGTGATGCTGGCCATTCTGTTCATGAACGTGTTTGCCCCGCTGCTGGATCATCTGGTCATGAAACACCGCATTTCAAAGAGGATTCCCAATGTCTGA
- a CDS encoding FMN-binding protein has product MSDKKQSKRSFKNSRVYVVFFALIVALVFSVLITSAATMLKPLHQQNRILDKKTNLLEAANLLPDNEKLTPEKIQTIYDTHIREVHADPRGQILRNATGDSLQLYLIHTDQQVQGYIVPISTRGLWGKIHGYLAFEADGETVAGFSVYSHSETPGLGGEIESQWFQDNFKGKKILNAHNQLVSVNIAKGKSENLPENLQDHYVDGISGATLTGRYLSEGLEETLTQYEPVSIIFRQKKGSQTHLETLLDE; this is encoded by the coding sequence ATGTCTGACAAAAAGCAATCCAAAAGGTCATTCAAGAACAGCCGGGTATATGTGGTTTTCTTTGCACTGATAGTCGCTCTCGTTTTCAGTGTACTGATCACCTCCGCCGCCACAATGCTCAAGCCGTTGCACCAGCAAAACCGGATTCTGGATAAAAAAACCAACCTGCTGGAAGCCGCCAACCTGCTGCCGGACAATGAAAAACTGACTCCTGAAAAAATTCAGACCATCTATGATACCCATATCCGGGAGGTCCATGCCGACCCCCGGGGACAGATCCTGAGAAACGCCACGGGTGACAGTCTCCAATTGTACCTGATCCATACGGATCAGCAGGTACAGGGATATATTGTCCCCATCAGCACCCGGGGGCTGTGGGGGAAAATCCATGGCTACCTGGCATTTGAAGCCGACGGTGAAACCGTGGCCGGCTTTTCCGTGTACAGCCATTCCGAAACCCCGGGCCTGGGCGGTGAAATCGAAAGCCAGTGGTTTCAGGACAATTTCAAGGGCAAAAAAATTCTCAACGCCCATAATCAGCTGGTTTCCGTGAACATTGCCAAAGGCAAATCCGAGAACCTGCCGGAAAACCTCCAGGACCATTACGTGGACGGCATCTCCGGGGCCACCCTGACCGGACGATACCTCAGTGAAGGGCTGGAGGAGACATTGACGCAATATGAACCGGTTTCCATTATTTTCCGCCAGAAAAAAGGAAGCCAGACCCATTTAGAAACACTGCTGGATGAATAA
- a CDS encoding NADH:ubiquinone reductase (Na(+)-transporting) subunit D, which yields MQNDLSHYKEILVKGIWRENPVAYQVLGICSALAVTVKMSTALVMSIALTLVAGFSGLIISSLRHLIPSNIRIIVELTVIASLVIVTDQILQAYLYDISKQLSIFVGLIITNCIILGRAEAFALANNPADSFVDGIANGLGYSMILMAVAFFRELLGSGQFFGISVIPQFVYDMGFQDMGIMVLAPGAFFIIGLLVWLKNSLPGGISHEKK from the coding sequence ATGCAAAACGATCTTTCTCACTACAAAGAGATTCTGGTCAAAGGCATCTGGAGGGAAAACCCCGTGGCTTACCAGGTGCTGGGCATCTGCTCGGCTTTGGCCGTCACGGTCAAAATGTCCACGGCCCTGGTCATGAGCATCGCTTTGACCCTGGTGGCGGGATTTTCCGGTTTGATCATCTCCAGCCTGCGCCACTTAATCCCCTCCAACATCCGGATCATCGTGGAATTGACGGTCATTGCCTCCCTGGTGATCGTCACGGACCAGATCCTCCAGGCGTATTTATATGATATTTCCAAACAGCTGTCCATTTTTGTGGGCCTGATCATCACCAACTGCATCATCTTAGGAAGAGCCGAGGCGTTCGCTTTGGCCAACAACCCGGCGGATTCTTTTGTGGACGGCATTGCCAACGGCTTAGGCTACAGCATGATCCTGATGGCCGTGGCATTTTTTAGGGAACTGCTGGGATCCGGACAGTTTTTCGGCATTTCCGTGATCCCTCAGTTTGTGTATGATATGGGGTTCCAGGACATGGGCATCATGGTACTGGCACCGGGGGCGTTTTTCATCATCGGCCTGCTGGTCTGGCTCAAAAACAGCCTGCCCGGCGGCATATCCCACGAAAAAAAATAA
- the nqrE gene encoding NADH:ubiquinone reductase (Na(+)-transporting) subunit E translates to MGDLLSLFVNSVFIGNILLAYFLGICSFIAVSKTIETATGLGLAVIFVLTVTSPVNWLIYHGLLAPGALAWAGFPEMDLSFLKFITFIAVIAAIVQAVEMVIDRYSPLLYASLGVFLPLIAVNCAILGTSLFMVERNHTFVESVVFGAGSGTGWMLAIVSMAAIRKKVRYADVPAGLDGFGFIMIIAGLMAMTFMMFSGITL, encoded by the coding sequence ATGGGCGATCTGCTGAGTCTGTTTGTCAATTCCGTGTTCATCGGCAATATCCTGCTGGCCTATTTTCTAGGCATCTGTTCGTTCATTGCCGTATCCAAAACCATTGAAACCGCCACAGGACTGGGACTGGCCGTGATTTTCGTTTTAACGGTCACCAGTCCCGTGAACTGGCTGATTTACCACGGCCTGCTGGCCCCCGGGGCTTTGGCCTGGGCCGGGTTTCCGGAAATGGATTTGAGTTTTTTAAAATTCATCACCTTTATTGCGGTGATCGCTGCCATTGTTCAGGCCGTTGAGATGGTCATTGACCGGTATTCTCCGCTGCTGTATGCCAGCCTGGGGGTGTTTTTGCCCCTGATTGCCGTCAACTGCGCCATTTTGGGGACTTCGCTGTTCATGGTGGAGCGCAACCACACCTTTGTCGAATCCGTGGTATTCGGTGCCGGGTCCGGCACGGGATGGATGCTGGCCATCGTATCCATGGCCGCCATCCGCAAAAAAGTGCGGTATGCCGATGTTCCGGCCGGGCTGGACGGGTTTGGTTTTATCATGATTATTGCCGGGCTCATGGCCATGACCTTTATGATGTTCTCAGGCATCACCCTCTAG